A stretch of the Sorangium aterium genome encodes the following:
- a CDS encoding YlxR family protein, with amino-acid sequence MSRQSDAGEREPFEKGRVRTCVGCGERVGVDDVRGARPLVRLILGPGGVIAVDPGDGGFGRGAHVHPRKDCLSAAVARGLARAAKGRVHAIVGAAGGGAEGAGDQATQGVEPLTTVSLARAIREATERRLQGLIRAAVRSQSAAIGADAVVGSCVRGEAALVLVACDAAAGADLPEVRRAVAEGRAVAWGSKLGLGALVGGPRERGVAVMAISAAPIAAAVANAAHVVDTCARVERGEDAADDARRGAGRRGRPSRNAAARSEEGGSPEQRKAPPGHAGLRRRREPGTSGVERESPGVGVLAASEEVGGIPGSPQGALTSREERRGPESESGRLLATAPGMGGGGAVGGRAAMSGPTGRASTVDRVAANRRPRGWVRRIG; translated from the coding sequence GTGAGCAGACAGAGCGACGCGGGTGAGCGCGAGCCCTTCGAGAAGGGGCGAGTGCGCACGTGCGTCGGCTGCGGGGAGCGCGTCGGCGTCGACGACGTCCGCGGCGCTCGTCCGCTCGTCCGGCTCATCCTTGGTCCTGGCGGCGTGATCGCGGTCGATCCCGGCGACGGCGGGTTTGGGCGGGGCGCACACGTGCACCCGCGGAAGGACTGCCTCTCGGCGGCGGTCGCCCGGGGGCTCGCCCGCGCCGCGAAGGGACGTGTCCACGCGATCGTGGGGGCCGCTGGAGGAGGCGCCGAGGGCGCCGGCGATCAGGCCACGCAGGGCGTCGAGCCGCTCACGACCGTCTCGCTGGCGCGGGCGATCCGAGAGGCGACCGAGCGCCGGCTCCAGGGGCTCATCCGCGCCGCCGTCCGCTCCCAGAGCGCGGCGATCGGCGCCGATGCGGTCGTGGGGTCGTGCGTGCGGGGTGAAGCCGCGCTCGTCCTGGTCGCGTGCGACGCGGCGGCAGGCGCGGATCTGCCGGAGGTCCGGCGCGCCGTCGCCGAAGGGCGCGCCGTCGCGTGGGGCAGCAAGCTGGGGCTCGGCGCCCTGGTGGGCGGCCCGCGCGAGCGCGGCGTTGCCGTGATGGCGATCTCAGCGGCGCCGATCGCCGCTGCCGTCGCGAACGCAGCGCACGTCGTGGACACGTGCGCGCGCGTCGAGCGAGGCGAGGACGCCGCGGACGATGCGCGCCGCGGCGCCGGTCGCAGGGGGCGGCCTTCGCGCAATGCAGCCGCCCGATCAGAGGAAGGCGGGAGCCCCGAGCAACGGAAGGCGCCGCCTGGCCATGCTGGCCTCCGGCGTCGCCGCGAGCCGGGGACGTCGGGCGTGGAGCGCGAAAGCCCCGGGGTCGGGGTTCTCGCGGCGTCCGAGGAGGTCGGGGGAATACCCGGCAGCCCGCAGGGCGCGCTTACCAGCCGCGAAGAGCGGCGGGGGCCGGAGAGTGAGTCCGGTCGGCTTCTTGCTACTGCGCCGGGCATGGGGGGAGGCGGCGCGGTCGGGGGCAGGGCGGCGATGTCCGGTCCTACCGGACGCGCCTCGACGGTGGACAGAGTGGCCGCAAATCGTCGCCCGCGCGGATGGGTGAGGCGGATTGGTTAA
- the nusA gene encoding transcription termination factor NusA, which yields MATMAAMPTSETSLGSILDQVAKEKGIDKKILVETIEAAILKAAQSVFGPTRELEARFNEDTGQIDLFQYMTVVEAVTEPEREISITDVDKLKLDATLGEELGFQVFWRPEDAEKARDQDKEYGDILKLKHGRTTFGRIAAQTAKQVLLQRVRDAERDLIFNEYKDRKGELIRGIVRRFEKGNNIIVDIGRTEGVLTFREQTPRETYRPGDRIVAYVKDIDREARGPQVILSRSDPRLVEKLFEAEVPEIYEGIVRIVSVAREPGARSKIAVTSRDADVDPVGACVGMKGSRVQAVVQELRGEKIDIVPFDRDPARYVIAAIQPAEVHKVIVDEADGRMELVVPDEKLSLAIGRKGQNVRLAAQLTNWKLDIISETKFKQMEEEAISALQQMDVVTEQIAKSMYRLGFRALEEVSEASVEELAAIPGLGGAEAAERIKSQADTTMERLRQERIRSASSRTEPLTDRERLMFIRGVGDRTVVLLEEAGYRSVEDVLREDEDRLAIRTGLGIKKARAIKQGARDFVESEQKVLDAARADVRRAVEARHA from the coding sequence ATGGCAACGATGGCAGCGATGCCGACCTCGGAGACGAGCCTCGGCAGCATCCTCGATCAGGTCGCGAAGGAGAAGGGGATCGACAAGAAGATCCTCGTCGAGACGATCGAGGCCGCGATCTTGAAGGCCGCGCAGAGCGTCTTCGGCCCCACCCGCGAGCTCGAGGCGCGCTTCAACGAGGACACCGGGCAGATCGACCTCTTCCAGTACATGACCGTGGTCGAGGCCGTGACGGAGCCGGAGCGCGAGATCTCCATCACTGACGTGGACAAGCTGAAGCTGGACGCGACCCTGGGCGAGGAGCTCGGCTTCCAGGTCTTCTGGCGGCCCGAGGACGCGGAGAAGGCGCGCGATCAGGACAAGGAATACGGCGACATCCTGAAGCTCAAGCACGGCCGCACGACCTTCGGGCGCATCGCCGCGCAGACGGCGAAGCAGGTCCTGCTGCAGCGCGTGCGCGACGCCGAGCGCGATCTCATCTTCAACGAGTACAAGGATCGCAAGGGCGAGCTCATCCGCGGCATCGTGCGGCGGTTCGAGAAGGGCAACAACATCATCGTCGACATCGGCCGCACCGAGGGCGTGCTCACGTTCCGCGAGCAGACGCCGCGCGAGACGTACCGGCCCGGGGACCGCATCGTGGCGTACGTGAAGGACATCGATCGCGAGGCCCGCGGCCCGCAGGTCATCCTCTCTCGCTCCGATCCCCGGCTCGTCGAGAAGCTCTTCGAGGCCGAGGTCCCCGAGATCTACGAGGGCATCGTGCGGATCGTGTCGGTCGCACGCGAGCCGGGCGCCCGCTCGAAGATCGCGGTGACCAGCCGCGACGCGGACGTCGACCCGGTGGGCGCGTGCGTGGGCATGAAGGGCTCGCGCGTGCAGGCGGTCGTCCAGGAGCTCCGCGGCGAGAAGATCGACATCGTGCCGTTCGATCGGGATCCGGCGCGCTACGTCATCGCCGCGATCCAGCCGGCCGAGGTGCACAAGGTGATCGTCGACGAGGCCGACGGGCGCATGGAGCTCGTGGTCCCGGACGAGAAGCTGTCGCTCGCGATCGGGCGCAAGGGCCAGAACGTGCGGCTCGCCGCGCAGCTCACGAACTGGAAGCTCGACATCATCAGCGAGACCAAGTTCAAGCAGATGGAAGAAGAGGCGATCTCCGCCTTGCAGCAGATGGACGTGGTGACGGAGCAGATCGCCAAGTCCATGTATCGGCTCGGCTTCCGCGCGCTCGAGGAGGTCAGCGAGGCCTCGGTCGAGGAGCTCGCGGCCATCCCGGGCCTCGGCGGCGCCGAGGCCGCCGAGCGCATCAAGTCGCAGGCGGACACGACGATGGAGCGGCTGCGGCAGGAGCGCATCCGCTCGGCGAGCTCACGCACCGAGCCGCTCACCGACCGCGAGCGGCTGATGTTCATCCGCGGCGTCGGCGATCGGACGGTGGTGTTGCTGGAGGAGGCCGGGTACCGCAGCGTCGAGGACGTGCTGCGGGAGGACGAGGATCGGCTGGCGATCCGCACCGGCCTCGGCATCAAGAAGGCGCGCGCCATCAAGCAGGGGGCGCGGGATTTCGTTGAAAGCGAGCAGAAGGTGCTCGATGCGGCGCGGGCGGACGTTCGTCGCGCTGTAGAGGCGAGGCACGCATAG
- the rimP gene encoding ribosome maturation factor RimP — translation MEPSTRAVFDLGRVRDAVAPVLASHGVTLVDLEWTTERERAGWTLRLTIEREGVEDAGGGVTLEDCADVSRDVSSVLDVEDLIPNHYNLEVSSPGLDRRLRTAAEFARFLGRTAKVKLSRPAPDGQRLLRGELLEAPEGQVAVLVDGKRIAVPFADVVEARLVFELPSQPKAKKGQRQGKEPAKESGQIRQLAEAAPRSGSKRSERGSEKRK, via the coding sequence ATGGAGCCTTCGACCAGAGCCGTGTTCGATCTCGGGCGCGTCCGCGACGCCGTCGCGCCGGTGCTCGCGTCGCACGGGGTCACGCTCGTCGATCTGGAGTGGACCACGGAGCGGGAGCGGGCGGGCTGGACGCTGCGGCTCACGATCGAACGCGAGGGCGTGGAGGACGCGGGCGGCGGGGTCACGCTCGAGGACTGCGCGGACGTGTCGCGCGACGTCTCATCGGTCCTCGACGTCGAGGATCTCATACCCAACCATTACAACCTCGAGGTCAGCTCTCCTGGCCTCGATCGGCGGCTGCGTACAGCGGCCGAGTTCGCTCGTTTCCTCGGCAGGACGGCGAAGGTGAAGCTGTCGCGCCCCGCGCCGGACGGCCAGCGGCTGCTCCGGGGCGAGCTCCTCGAGGCTCCGGAGGGGCAGGTCGCGGTGCTGGTCGATGGCAAGCGGATCGCGGTCCCGTTCGCGGATGTCGTGGAGGCGCGCCTCGTCTTCGAGCTCCCGTCACAGCCCAAAGCCAAGAAGGGGCAGCGGCAGGGCAAGGAGCCCGCTAAGGAGTCGGGGCAGATCAGGCAGCTCGCGGAGGCGGCTCCGCGGTCGGGCTCAAAGCGGAGCGAGCGCGGCTCCGAGAAGCGCAAGTAG
- a CDS encoding phosphoglycerate dehydrogenase, with protein MDLSALEELKVLGIEIESRPELTRDSLPAALDGIGILVVRSTEVTAKAIASGRQLNLIVRAGVGVGTIDVAAASARGIYVANCPGKNATAVAELTMAFILALDRRLVDATSELRAGRWEKAKYSVARGLFGRRIGIAGLGAIGREVLLRARAFGLEPHAWSRSLTPGRAAKLDVSYARTLEDLAARSDIFTVHLTATPQTRGIVSRSVLEALPDGAIVVNAARPEVMDYAALEELIPRKGLRVGLDVFATEPDKSSAPFESHLLGRGLVYGTPHVGAQTEQAQRAVALETARIIRAFMTEEELPNVVNICATSPARYAVVVRMMDKVGVLANTLSVMKRHGINIEEISNTVFEGATATCTKMRVSGRPSEACLKEIAAFEEVLHVDIVALPNLA; from the coding sequence ATGGACCTCTCGGCTCTGGAAGAGCTCAAGGTGCTCGGGATCGAGATCGAGTCCCGGCCGGAGCTCACCAGAGACTCGCTGCCGGCGGCCCTCGACGGGATCGGCATTCTCGTCGTTCGTTCCACGGAGGTCACGGCGAAGGCGATCGCGTCCGGGCGGCAGCTCAACCTGATCGTGAGGGCAGGGGTCGGCGTGGGGACGATCGACGTCGCGGCCGCGAGCGCGCGCGGCATCTACGTGGCGAACTGTCCCGGCAAGAACGCGACCGCGGTGGCAGAGCTGACGATGGCCTTCATCCTCGCGCTGGACCGCCGCCTGGTCGATGCGACGTCGGAGCTCAGGGCCGGCCGCTGGGAGAAGGCGAAGTACTCGGTGGCCCGGGGCCTGTTCGGTCGGCGGATCGGGATCGCGGGGCTCGGCGCGATCGGCCGTGAGGTGCTCCTGCGCGCCCGCGCGTTCGGCCTCGAGCCGCACGCTTGGTCGCGCTCGTTGACGCCGGGCCGCGCTGCCAAGCTGGACGTCAGCTATGCCCGGACCTTGGAAGATCTGGCTGCCCGCTCTGACATCTTCACGGTCCATCTGACGGCCACCCCGCAGACGCGCGGCATCGTCAGCCGGAGCGTCCTCGAGGCGCTCCCCGACGGCGCCATCGTCGTGAACGCCGCGCGCCCCGAGGTGATGGATTACGCCGCGCTCGAGGAGCTCATTCCGCGCAAGGGGCTGCGGGTCGGCCTTGACGTGTTCGCCACCGAGCCTGACAAGAGCTCGGCGCCGTTCGAGTCGCACCTCCTCGGGCGAGGGCTCGTCTACGGCACCCCGCACGTCGGCGCGCAGACGGAGCAGGCCCAGCGCGCGGTGGCCCTCGAGACGGCCCGGATCATCCGTGCCTTCATGACGGAGGAGGAGCTGCCCAACGTGGTCAACATCTGCGCTACGTCGCCCGCCCGCTACGCGGTCGTCGTCCGGATGATGGACAAGGTCGGCGTCCTCGCGAACACGCTCAGCGTCATGAAGCGCCACGGGATCAACATCGAGGAGATTTCAAACACCGTCTTCGAGGGGGCCACCGCGACCTGCACGAAGATGCGCGTCTCCGGCCGGCCGAGCGAGGCCTGTCTGAAGGAAATCGCGGCGTTCGAGGAGGTCCTGCACGTGGATATCGTCGCGCTGCCGAATCTGGCGTAA
- a CDS encoding FG-GAP repeat domain-containing protein, with translation MGVLLLVCGVCVSCASSCASDHQVSPWGAAGRPTLGAFIAPPDLDARLHAIDVEAAELGLTLEVELRGALRRGGAVVVRGYSGTDALGRRTSAVRVATPRGVVLAAGPLDARRVDHSQATQLIPSLLPGSEPEATEQLGVFRSGTDLNRDGAPDVVLRNENGELEIWAVQPLGAARYAVELAAPPRFALDVDRDGTLELAGRIPLDEGDPIAPDLLDVAGFEGDRYTHRGSVARAFHAARVEGPGAETAGQGKRQEPPKDDAARLRGALERAWHAVLAGRPAAEALAALDREPVPPALRGAFSAHRARVAGAMAAAASGPPARGAPPGEGGAPTRPQGASETPARR, from the coding sequence ATGGGCGTTCTGCTCCTCGTCTGCGGCGTCTGCGTCAGTTGCGCCAGCTCCTGCGCCAGCGATCATCAGGTCTCTCCCTGGGGTGCAGCGGGCAGACCGACGCTCGGCGCGTTCATCGCGCCTCCGGACCTCGACGCTCGGCTGCACGCCATCGACGTGGAGGCCGCCGAGCTCGGGCTGACGCTCGAGGTCGAGCTCCGAGGCGCGCTACGGCGCGGCGGCGCGGTGGTCGTGCGCGGCTACAGCGGGACCGACGCGCTCGGGCGCCGCACCTCGGCGGTCCGCGTGGCGACGCCGCGCGGCGTGGTCCTCGCCGCGGGGCCCCTCGACGCCAGGCGCGTGGACCATAGCCAGGCGACCCAGCTGATACCGTCGCTGCTCCCGGGCTCCGAGCCGGAGGCGACGGAGCAGCTCGGGGTGTTCCGCTCCGGGACCGATCTCAACCGAGACGGCGCTCCGGACGTCGTGCTCCGAAATGAGAATGGCGAGCTGGAGATCTGGGCCGTGCAGCCGCTCGGCGCGGCCCGGTACGCCGTCGAGCTCGCGGCGCCGCCGCGGTTCGCGCTCGACGTCGATCGAGACGGCACCCTGGAGCTCGCCGGCCGGATCCCGCTGGACGAGGGGGATCCCATCGCGCCGGATCTCCTCGACGTCGCGGGGTTCGAGGGAGATCGCTACACGCACCGCGGCAGCGTCGCGCGGGCGTTCCATGCAGCGCGCGTCGAAGGCCCCGGCGCGGAGACGGCCGGCCAGGGCAAGCGGCAGGAGCCGCCAAAGGACGACGCCGCGCGCCTGCGGGGAGCGCTCGAGCGGGCCTGGCACGCGGTGCTCGCCGGCAGGCCGGCGGCCGAGGCGCTCGCGGCGCTCGACCGAGAGCCGGTGCCGCCAGCGCTCCGGGGCGCGTTCTCCGCGCACCGCGCGCGCGTTGCGGGCGCCATGGCGGCGGCCGCGAGCGGTCCACCGGCCAGGGGGGCGCCACCCGGCGAAGGCGGCGCCCCTACTCGTCCGCAGGGAGCATCGGAAACGCCTGCTCGAAGGTGA